The following DNA comes from Myxococcus fulvus.
TCACTGCACGTTTGTGCAGAGACGTGAACCGCTCCAAGGAAGAGGCCTGGGACGCGGTGGTCGACGTCATCTACGCCTATCTGGCGCACCCTGAGCGGTACGTTCCCCAGAAGGGTCGGCTGTCCACCTACCTGCGAGAGGCGGCCAAGAAGAAGCTCACCGACCGCTATCGCTCCCGGGTAGCCCGCACCCACCGAGAGCAGGATTACGGGGCCGTTGTCGAACTTCGCGCTCGGGCACCGAATGAAAGCCTGGAGGTCACCGTGGAAGCCAGGCTCGCCGTGAGACGAATCGACCATGCCAGATTGCCGGAGCGAGACCGAGTCTTCCTCGGGCTGGTCCTCCAGGGAGAGGGCTCCACGCGCGTCCTCGCCCAAGCCATGGGGCTGCCTCCCATGTCGGATGAGGACCGCAAGCGCAGGGTGAAGCGGAATCGAGACCGCCTCATGAAGTGGTTGGGGCGCTTCGGAAAGGAGGACCGAGATGACGAATCCTGAATGGCTCGAGCGAGCGGCCCGACGCGGCCGGAGCGAGCCGTGGTCAATGGCCTACACATTCGAGCAGTACAGACAAATCGAGGGCATCAACGAGGACACGCTGGCGGAGGAGCTGGGGTGCACCCAGGAGACGCTCCACTGGATGTCCCTGTGCCGCCGCCCCGAAGGCGACAGCTTCAGCGAGCAGTGCACCGCCATCGCCCAGAAGTTCGGCGTGGACCGCCTGATGCTCATGCAGGTGATTCGACACGTCGACGTCATCAATGCCTTCTCCAAGGGCACACGCAGCGAGTCGACGACCACCCTCCGGATGGCGGCCCAAGACCACCTCCCGGATGAAGAAACGGACACGTGATGGAAAGCTGGCTGCAAGAAGCGGTGGAAGCCTGTGCACTGAAGGACTGTCATGCGTCCGTCCATGACCTGCTCGACTGCTTCTGCGGCCAGTTCCACATCCGGCCCGTTGCCCTTCCTCGATTCACTCCGCAGACAGCCCAGGACTGGCTGTCTCGCCGGAGCCCGGGGCAGTGGTTCACGACACAAGATCATGACCTCCATGGCTTCATGGCCTGGTGGCGCGGACACGGAATCCTCTTCTTTGACAACCAGAGAAAGGAAGCGGAGCAACGCTTCACCATCGTCCACGAGGTCGCGCACTTCGTCCTGGAGGAGTGGCTCCCCCGCAGACGGGCGCTGAGCGTCTTCGGCCCGGAGATACTCCCGGTCCTCGATGGCGAGCGGGCCCCCTCTCCCGAAGAGGCCCTGACCCTGTTCTTTGAACAGGTCCCGCTGAACCTGCGCACAGACCTCATGGCCCGTGACGCATCGGGTGGCTACGCCAGCCGGGACGTCGTCGTGGCCGAGCACCGCGCGGACCGGGTCGCGCTCGAGCTGCTGGCACCCGTGGAGCGCGTCCTGCCGCTCGTGAAACAGCTCTCGCGGGAGGATGCCATCAGAAGCCTCCAGTTCCAGTTCCATCTGCCCGTGGTGAAAGCCACCGAATACATCGATGGGCTTCGGCGGCGGCTACGCATGTCCCGTTTTTCCATCGCGGAGTTCCTGGGAGTGGAGGAGGGGTAACCCATGTCGAGTGACTTGCCGCCCGAGGCGGATGAGCTGAAGGAAGAGCTGTTTGGCGATGCGGACTACCGTTCCGCGTTCGGAGAGGACCTCGCCTCGACGCTGGACCTCGACCGGTGGTCCACGGGGCTCGACCTCGACAAGATCATGGAGCGATTCCGTCGGGAGATCGCCAGCGCGGTTCACAAGGAGGGAGAGCTGCGCGCCGTCGTGCGCAGCGAGGTCTTCCCCCGCCTGGCCTCTCGCGGTGACGCCTACCCGGACGCCGGTGTCTACAAGGTCACTCCGGAGGACCTGTCCCTCATCCACGAGCGCCTGCTGTTCCGCAGCAAGGTCGACGCGGTGACCGGAACGCACGTCTCCCATGACAGCCTGCCCATCGGCATCTCCCAGATTGGCGTCGGTATCGTCAGCTACCAGGGGACCTCGGGGGCTTTCACCAAACGGCTGTTCCGCAAGGAGATGGCGTCCCAGAACACCGGCAACCCTCTCCAGGAGGCGATGGACTTCATCGACATGCGCCAGAACCGCTATCAGGGGAAGCAGGACACCCTGTCGCGCATGGCCCGTCGTGGCATCCAGGCCTATGCCGAGCGGGCCGCGCTCGTGGAGAAGGCCACCGCGGAGTGGCGCATGGGCTCCGGCAATCCGTGCGCCCACGAGCTGCTCTCCGGCTCGGGATACATGACCCTCCTGGACCGCTCGCTCACCGTGCTCGAGCGACTCATCCACGAGCACAAGAAGTTCGTCTACGTCTCGGACTCACTCACCGACCGCGGCTTCCTCACGATGGGCCTCGCGCTGGACGCGGGCGAGTATGCCCTCCTGGAGACGCTCCAACGCGAGGGCAAGCAGATCGTCCGCAACTGGGAGTACGGCGGACGAAGCAAGCACCGCGCGTGGAGGTTCGTGCGCGAGTCGAGCCCCTGCGTCGTCAAGGGCATCTTCCGCGTGTCGGACCACGCCGCCCCGCGCTTGTTCTACGCCCACAAGGACCACGCCCATGAGGCCGCCTGGGTCGCCATGGCCGACAGCATCCTGCGCCCCGAGCGGGGCTTCCCGATGCTCCTCGATGTCGCGGCCGTGACGTGCCGCGGTGTCTTCGGCGTCGACGGTTTCCTGGGGCTCGTCGAGGACGCCTACACCCAGGCCGGAGCCAATCTGCAGTTCATGACCGAGCGCGGGATGCGCCGTTAAGGGGGGACCACGGATGTCCAATGATGGCAAGGAACCGAGGCCGCAGGGTGCAGGCGACATCAACGGGAAGGCACCTTCCCTCCAGATAGTGAATGGCGCGCGCGCCGTGCCGCCACACAACGGCACGCCACCGCCTCAAGGCGGGCCGAGAGCCGCTCCCCCTGGCGCACAGCGTGAGCCGTCTCCCAATGGCGCGGCCAGCCGCCCTGTGCCTCCGAATGGCGCGACCAGCCGCCCCGCCATGCCCCCCGTATCCATCGGGCGCGCCCCGTCATCCTCGCAGGCGCCTGATCGCACCGCGACACCTGGCGCGTCGCCGTCCACGAGGGCTCCACCGGCATCTCCCTCATCTGGACCGTTGACCGCTGCCTCGGGAGCCACCTCCGACCTGGGCGGCGCCTCCCGTGCCTTGGGGGACCCTTCAACCGTCTCGCGGGCCCCTGCCTCCGGTTCAGCGGGTGCATCTCGAACCTCGGGCGGCTCTTCAACCGTCTCGGGCACCTCTACCTCCGGTTCAGAGGGCGCCTCCCGCAGCGCCTCGGCCGTCTCTGGAACCCCGTCCTCGAACACGGAGGGCACATCCCGTTCATTGGGCGGTCCCTCCCCCGGTGCGGGAGCCACGTCGCGCGCCTCGGGAGGCCCGGCCCCTGTCTCGGGCGCATCCTCCGACGCTGGAGGCCCCTCTCGCATCTCGGGAGCACCCTCCCCCGCATCGACGCGCGCGCCCACGGGCGCTCCCGCCCCTGCGTCGGCGCGGGCTCCATCGATGCCTCCCAACGGGACAGAGAACGTCATCCGCGAGACGCCCGCTTCGGCCCGCGCCGCGCTCGAGGAGCTGAAGAACGATTCCTCGGCGACACGAGTCGACCCGGAGCTCGAGTCCGCCGCGGGCTTCACCCACTTCGACACGGCGTCGAGCGAGGACAACCTGCTCACCGTCCTGCTCACCCGAGCCGACCTGCACCTGCTCGCGTCCCAGACGCTGGTGCGCGTGAAGTCACGGGAGGACGGTCGCGCCTACCTGGGCGTCGTCGTCAAAGGCCCCTTCGCTGAACCCAACGCGGTCCCCGCCAACTCGACGATGGCCGTCGGCGTCGTGACGCACGGCAAGAAGCTCACGTACACGTTCGACTACCACGGCCGCGCCGAGGTGGAACTGCTGGGCGAAGAGGTGGAAGGCGTCCTCAAGCCGCCCCGCTTCCGTCCCCGCCCCCAGAGCCCCGTGTTCGTGCTGACGGACAAGGAGAGCGAGCGCGTGCTCGGTGTCGGCGGCGACATGTCCCTGGGGGTCGTCGTCGGCTATGAGCAGATGGAGGCTCGAATCAGTCCCAGCGACAAGTCCGTCCTCCCCCGGCACACCGGCATCATCGGGACCACGGGTGGCGGCAAGTCCACCACCGTGGCCACGCTCGTCCACCGCGCTCAGTCCCAGGGCATCGCCACCATCGTGTTCGACGTGGAGGGTGAGTACACCCACGTGGACGAGCCCACCGACCATGAGCCCATGCTCGAAGCCCTCAAGCGCAGGGGCCAGCGCGCCGAGGGAGTCCGCGACCTGCACATCCATCACCTCATCGGACGCACCAGTCGCAACCCTCGACACCGCAACCTGCACCGATTCTCCCTCAACTTCTCCAGCCTCTCTCCCTACGCCATCGCGGAGATTCTCGGCCTGTCGGATGCCCAGCAGGAGCGCTTCCTCAAGGCCTACGACGTCACCAAGCAACTGCTGGAGGACTTCAAGATCTTCCCGCAGACGGATGAAGAGAAGCGTCAGGCGCTCGAAGTAGACGAGATGTCCACGGGCTATCCCAAGATGACCATCCAGCACCTGCTGGACGTCGTGAACGCGTACATCTACAGCCTGGGCGACGAGAACCGTGGCGAGACGAAGACCCGCTCACGGAGCCGGCGCAGGGAGGCAACCGCCGAAGTCGCGGAGGTTGAGGAAGAAGCCGAAGAAGCGGCGACTCCCACCGGGCCCTTTCTCCAGAGCGACTTCAAGGCCAGCCGTAGCATGGTCATGAAGCGGGTCATGGCTCAGAGCAGCCGCAACGTCGTGAGCTGGAAGACGCTCTATGGAAAGCTCCACCGCCTGCTCCGGCTCAACATCTTCGACATCGGTCCGGTGCCCGGCCCCGAGTACAACGCGATGCTCACGCCCGGCCGCGTGTCCGTCATCGACCTGTCGGACACGGACTCGCCGCAGCTCAACAACCTGGTCATCGCGGATGTCCTCCGTGGGCTCCAGGAGGCCCAGGAGGTCCGCTACGAGAAGGCGAGCGCCAAGGACGAGCCCGTCCCTCCCGTGCTCATCATCATCGAGGAGGCCCACGAGTTCCTCTCCGCCAGCCGCATCAGCCAGATGCCCGTCCTCTTCGAACAGGTGGCGCGCATCGCCAAGCGCGGCCGCAAGCGCTGGCTCGGACTCGTCTTCGTCACCCAGCTCCCCCAACACCTCCCCAACGAGGTGCTCGGCCTGCTCAACAACTTCATCATCCACAAGATGACCGACAGCACCGTCATCTCCCGCATGCAACGCACCGTGGGCAGCATCGACGAGAGCCTCTGGAACCGGGTGACCCGCCTCGCTCCAGGTCAGGCCCTGGTCTCCTTCAGCAACTTCGCCCGCCCGCTCATGGTGGCCGTCGACCCCGCGCCCGTGAAACGCCTGCTCGTCGATTGAACGCCCCTCAGAACGCCCAGGGGCGGCATGGTATGACGCGCCTCCATGCCGCCCTCGGAGACCGAGTCCTACCTCCTCGACTACCACCGCCGCCTCGCTGGCGTGACGGCCCGGTGGTTCTCCCGAACGCCCGTCACGCGAGGCGACCACCGCTTCGACTCGACCTACGCGCTGCTCGCCGCCGAAGTCCCCTCGGACTCGCGCGAGCACACGGTGCTCGACCTCGCCTGCGGTGATGGCTACCTGCTGGAGCTGCTCGCCCAGCGCGGCCCCCTCCGTCCCCGGCTCCTCGGCCTGGACATGAGCGCCGACGAGCTGGCCCACGCCCAGGCCCGACTCCACGGCGCCGCCTCGCTCCACCAGGGACTCGCGCAGTCACTCCCCTTCGAGGACGGCAGCCTCGACGTCGTCCTCAGCCACCTGGCCCTCATGCTGATGGACGACTGCGAACAGGTCCTCTCCGAAGTGCGCCGCACGCTCAAGCCCGACGGCAAGCTGTCCTGCATCGTCGGCGGAGGCTTCGCCCCCACGGGCTCGCTCGCCGTGTTCCGCGAGCTGATGAAGCCCGCCATCGAGGCCCAGCCGCGTCCCCTGCTGAGCCTGGGTGACAAGCGCTTCCGCTCCACCGAGGGACTCCAGCAGCTCTTCGGCCTCGCCTTCCAACAGGTCGACGTCTTCGACCTCCTCGTCCAGGACGGCGGCTCGCCGGAGTATGTCTGGGACTCACTCGCCCAGACGTATGATGCCGACCAGCTCTCCCCCACCTCCCGCGAGGACGTCCGCAAGGCCTTCCTCTCCGCCGTGGAGCCCCTCCGGGATTCAGCTGGAAACATCTCCTGCCACTGGAGCATGCGGCAGGTGACCGCACACGCCCCGCGACGCTGAAGGCTGGGATTGAGGTGACGAATGCGTGGCCTTGTCGTCCACGCGACAAGGTCACCGACTCGTGATGCGGTGGGCGCGCCGCGCCGTGCGACTCAATCTCCTTCGCCCTCCTGGCGATTGGAGACATGCCCATGCAGCGCAGGAACTTCCTTCGACTCACCGCGATGAGCAGTGGACTCCTGGTCCTGGGGCCCGGCTTCTGGCGCGCGGCCTATGCCGCCCCCGCCCGACCGGGGCCCAGCCCCTATGGCGCCATCTCAGGCTCCCCTGATGCCCAGGGACTGCGACTCCCCGCGGGCTTCACCTCGCGCATCATCGCCCGGACCGGACAGAACGTCCCCGGCACGAACTACACCTGGCACCTCGCGCCGGACGGCGGCGCATGCTTCGACACCGGCGATGGAGGCTGGGTCTACGTCTCCAACAGCGAGATTCCCCTCCTGGGCGGCGTGTCCGCCATCCGCTTCGATGGCGGCGGCAACACGGTGGACGCCTACCGCATCCTCTCCAACACGAGCATCAACTGCGCCGGAGGCCCCACCCCCTGGGGCACCTGGCTGTCGTGTGAGGAGTGGGACCTGGGCCACGTCTGGGAATGCGACCCGCGCTCCCCTTCCCAGGGACAGCGCCGCTCTGCCCTCGGCGCCTTCACGCACGAGGCCGTGGCCGTGGACCCGGTGGGACAGCGCCTGTACCTCACCGAGGACCGCCCCGATGGCCGCTTCTACCGCTTCACGCCCTCACAGTGGCCCTCACTCGGCGCCGGACGCCTGGAGGCCGCGAAGCTCCACGGCAACGCCCTGGACGGCACCGCGAGTTTCAGCTGGGTGCAGGTCTCCGCGTCGCGCTCCGCCTCGCTCCAGCTCGCCCGCTTCCTCACCACCGCGTTCAACGGCGGTGAGGGCTGCTGGTACGACAGCGGCACCGTCTACTTCACCACCAAGGGCGACAACCGCGTGTGGGCTCACACCCCCTCCACCGGCCAGGTCGAGCTCATCTACGACGACGACCTCTACCCGGACTCGCCCCTCCGCGGAGTGGACAACATCACCATGTCCCGCTCGGGTGACCTCTTCGTCGCCGAGGACGGTGGTGATTTGCAGCTGTGTCTCATCACCCCGGGCCCCGACCGCACCGTGGCCCCCTTCCTCCAGCTCGACGGACACTCGGGCTCCGAGCTCACCGGCCCCGCCTTCAGTCCCGATGGTCGGCGGCTGTACTTCAGCTCGCAGCGCGGGACGGACGGCACCACCGGCGTCACCTTCGAGGTGAGCGGGCCGTTCCGCTGACAGACACGACTCCCCGCGCGGTGGACCGCATCGCGCGGGGAGCCCTCACGCATCAGGGCGAGTAGTAGAACGCGTTGCCCCAGATGAAGGCGGACTTCCCAGGCGGCGGCGTGCCCAGGTAGCAGTTGGCGCCGTCGAACCAGCCGACCTCGCACACGTTGTTCGGGCCGCGCGTCATGTAATAGTTGTTGGCGTGGATGAACGGCGAGCCGTCCGTCGCGGGGACGGCGGCCACGTAGCAGTTGGCGCTGTCGAAGCCCGCCTTGATGGTGTTGCCCAGCCAGCTCACGTCACCCGGGCACGCGTCACCGGGCACGCCCACGATGAAGCTCGAGCTGCACACCGTCTGACCCGCCGTGTTGGCGACGTTCATGGTCACCGTCGAGTAACGACCCGGCAGGGCGCCGGACGCCATGATGAAGCTCAGGTAGAGCGTCGTCGATGAGCCGATGAAGCCCTTCGTCCCGTTGCTCCAGCTCACGCCCGGCGCCGCGCTGAAGGCCAGGTTGATGAGCCCCGCGCTGCCCGAGAACGACGCCGTGATGATGTACGTCCCGTAGGCCAGCCCCGAGACGTTGATGGTGTCCGCGTACGACGTCCCCGGCGTGACCGTGGTGTTGGTGGGCCAGCTCGTACACTGGGCCTCGGCGCGCACCGGCGCCCCCAGGACGAGCGCCACGGCGGCGACGGCCAGCAGCGAGCCAAGACGAGACATCCCCATGCGTCCACGAGACGATGAAGCAGCGTGCATACGACCTCCAGGTGATGCGCGCACTCTGCTGTGATTGATGACTCAAACACAAGACACATCATCAACATTCCACAACAGCCCGCTCCGAGCTGTGGCGCTCGATGCTACACATCTGACAGCGACGTCTCGAACACCTGATGACACATTGAAACTGTAGCGCCCCACGCCACAGCCGGGTCACCCCTGTCAGTCTTCAGCTGTAACCCCCTTCGCCACAACCGAGACACCGCCACCCGGCCCTGTCTCCGACCGACACACCTGTCGCCCGGAGTCCGACGGTCAGGCATCGAGCGCCCTCCCGCGCGAAGACGCGACACGCCGCACCACCGCCATCGCGGCGCCACGCACCGGACAGGGGCGCTGCGCACGCGATGCGGCGGCGTCCTCCACGTCACCCTGGCGGCAAGACAGCAAGCCTCCTCGCTGCGTCCGCTTCAACAGGCCCCTCGCTCCGGGTGTGTCCTGGGTACGGCGGACCGTCGCCCCGAGCCGTCGACCAGGCGTCGCCCCTCCCAGAAAGGGCGCGGCGCGGGCGGGAAACTGGCGTATGGAGCGCTCCATGGCGCGGAACATCGATGGAACCGAGATCAGCCGGGTGATGCGGGCGGAGATGGCCCAGCAGGTCGCCGAGCTCCAGGCCCAGGGAATCACTCCAGGGCTCTCCGTGGTGTTGGTGGGCAACAACCCCGCCAGCCAGGCCTACGTGGCGAGCAAGACGCGCGCGTGCGAGGCGCTCGGCATGCGCGGGCAGACGCTCAACCTGCCCGAGGACGTCTCCCGGGAGGAGCTGTTCGCCGTCATCGACCGGCTCAACCAGGACCCCGCCGTCCACGGCATCCTCGTCCAGCTCCCCCTCCCTGCGCACCTTCCCTACAAGGCCGTCCTGGAGCACATCGACCCGGACAAGGACGTGGACGGCTTCCACCCGCGCAACGCGGGCCTGGCCTTCGTGGGAGACCCCCGCGCCTTCATCCCGTGCACCCCCGCGGGCATCCTCGAGATGCTGCGCCGGGAGAACGTCCCCACCCGGGGCCGGCACGTGGTCATCGTGGGCAGGAGCCTCATCGTCAGCAAGCCGCTGGCCTCGCTGCTCATGGCCCCCGGCCCCGACGCCACCGTCACCATCACCCACCGGCACACCCCGGACCTGGCCTCCTTCACCCGCCAGGCGGACATCCTCATCGTCGCCGTGGGCAAGCAGAACCTCATCACCCGCGACATGGTGAAGCCCGGCGTGGTGGTCATCGACGTGGGACAGAACCGCGTCGATGACCCCGGCTCCGCGCGCGGCTTCCGCATGGTGGGCGACGTGGACTTCGACGGCGTCAGCCAGGTCGCCGAGGCCATCACCCCCGTCCCCGGCGGCGTGGGCCCCATGACCATCACCATGCTCCTGGCCAACACCCTCCAGGCCGCGCGGCAGTCCGCCCAGGCCCGCCACACGTAGCCACACAGGGGAGTCCGGCGCGCCCCATCCCGGGGTGCGCACGCCGGCGCGACGCAGTGTGAATACATCAACGCGATTTGCGTCGAGTACCGCACGTTTGCCGGCGCGACGGCCGGTCAGCGCCATCCACGGAACTCCCCATCATGACGAAGCATGTCCTCGCCCTCGCCGGGCTGTGCCTCTGGTTGTTCACGCCGGGCACCGTCCACGCCGCGCCCCGCCCCTTCGACTTCTCGCCGCGCCGCCAGTCCTCGGCCCTGCGGCTGATGTCTTCGCCTTCCGCGAGGGGCGCCATGGCGGAGGGCAACCGCTTGCGGGCCCTGCAGGCCGACGTCTACGAGGACGACGAGTTCATCCCCACGCATGTCTGGCTCGTCCCCCTGATTCTCACGGGCGGAGGGCTCGTCGCTGGAATCGCTGTCTGCGCGGCGGGCGCGGTGGGCGATGGGGACTGCGGCAAGGCCATCCTGGGCGGAATCGTGGTCGGCGCGGCGCTCGGTCTGGGCTACCTGGAGCTGCTCGTGGACCTGGAGGAATACGAAGACGATGAGGGCTACGGCGGCTGCGTCGACAAGGCGTCCTGCCGGCAGGCCCAGCGCGGCGGCCCCCGCCCCACCCGGAAGGCGCAGCTCGCGTCCTCGCGCGGCCCGCAGCTCCGGCTGCCCCTGGGACTGACGCCCACGGTGGGTCGGGTCAACGACGCCGCGGTGCTCGGCCTCGGCCGTAGCTTCTGACGGCACTCCGGCCCCCGCTGACGACGGGCGCGGCCGGAGTGCCGCCTCCTCCCGGGAGCGCCGGGTCAGTACATGAAGTTCAGCGCCGCGATGTCCGTCGAGGTGAACTCCCCGTTCGTGCTCAGGGGCACGCACGTGTTCATGATGGAACCGCCCGGCGTCGCGCTGGAGGGTGTCCCGGGGATGAGGATGGCGCCTCCCGGGTTCGCGCCCTCGCGCACGGGCGTGCCGCCGCAGCTGATGGCGGTGTTGTAGAAGTCCGTGTGACGAAAGCCAATCGTGTGGCCAATCTCATGCGTGAGGACGTGCTCGATGACATCCAGCGGGTACGTGGACAGGCCCGTGCCGATCCAGATGGTCGGATAAGGCAACCCTCCGGAGGGATAGCCACTCGCCCCGCTCGGGCCGCTCGGGAGCGTGGAGTTGACGACCACGTTGATGGTGGCGTGACTGCCGGGCGGACACGCCGAGGGGTCGGCGAGGCACGGATTGGCCGTGTAGAACGTGAGGCGAAGCCCCAGCGCGTTGTAGTTGGCGACGGCCTCCGCCAGGCCCGCGGAGATCGTCGACGCGACGGGTGACGAGAGCTGGACCGTGACCTTCCGCACCGCGCTGGAGACCAGGTTCGTGGTCCGATAGTGCTCCGCCCCCGAGCCTCCCGTGTCGAGCATCTCCCGTGAGGCCTGGAGGCTCACCACCGCGTCGCCGCCCACCTGGACGACGCCGTCGACCACCTGGATGTCGCCGGCCCGGAACCCCGCCGCCACCAGGTTCTGGACTGTCTCCCGCGTCTCGTCCGTGAGCACCGGCTCGACATCTCCACAGCCGGACATCCACGCGCAGCAAAGCCATGCAGCCGCAATCGCCTTCTTCGCCATCGACTTCTCCCGGTCAGCGTTCGAGGTGGGCGTGCCATTTACAGAGGCACGGCATCAATCCAAACCGACGGGCCACGGGAAGTCCACCAGCGG
Coding sequences within:
- a CDS encoding class I SAM-dependent methyltransferase, with the translated sequence MPPSETESYLLDYHRRLAGVTARWFSRTPVTRGDHRFDSTYALLAAEVPSDSREHTVLDLACGDGYLLELLAQRGPLRPRLLGLDMSADELAHAQARLHGAASLHQGLAQSLPFEDGSLDVVLSHLALMLMDDCEQVLSEVRRTLKPDGKLSCIVGGGFAPTGSLAVFRELMKPAIEAQPRPLLSLGDKRFRSTEGLQQLFGLAFQQVDVFDLLVQDGGSPEYVWDSLAQTYDADQLSPTSREDVRKAFLSAVEPLRDSAGNISCHWSMRQVTAHAPRR
- a CDS encoding alkaline phosphatase PhoX encodes the protein MPMQRRNFLRLTAMSSGLLVLGPGFWRAAYAAPARPGPSPYGAISGSPDAQGLRLPAGFTSRIIARTGQNVPGTNYTWHLAPDGGACFDTGDGGWVYVSNSEIPLLGGVSAIRFDGGGNTVDAYRILSNTSINCAGGPTPWGTWLSCEEWDLGHVWECDPRSPSQGQRRSALGAFTHEAVAVDPVGQRLYLTEDRPDGRFYRFTPSQWPSLGAGRLEAAKLHGNALDGTASFSWVQVSASRSASLQLARFLTTAFNGGEGCWYDSGTVYFTTKGDNRVWAHTPSTGQVELIYDDDLYPDSPLRGVDNITMSRSGDLFVAEDGGDLQLCLITPGPDRTVAPFLQLDGHSGSELTGPAFSPDGRRLYFSSQRGTDGTTGVTFEVSGPFR
- a CDS encoding M57 family metalloprotease, with translation MAKKAIAAAWLCCAWMSGCGDVEPVLTDETRETVQNLVAAGFRAGDIQVVDGVVQVGGDAVVSLQASREMLDTGGSGAEHYRTTNLVSSAVRKVTVQLSSPVASTISAGLAEAVANYNALGLRLTFYTANPCLADPSACPPGSHATINVVVNSTLPSGPSGASGYPSGGLPYPTIWIGTGLSTYPLDVIEHVLTHEIGHTIGFRHTDFYNTAISCGGTPVREGANPGGAILIPGTPSSATPGGSIMNTCVPLSTNGEFTSTDIAALNFMY
- a CDS encoding bifunctional 5,10-methylenetetrahydrofolate dehydrogenase/5,10-methenyltetrahydrofolate cyclohydrolase, producing MARNIDGTEISRVMRAEMAQQVAELQAQGITPGLSVVLVGNNPASQAYVASKTRACEALGMRGQTLNLPEDVSREELFAVIDRLNQDPAVHGILVQLPLPAHLPYKAVLEHIDPDKDVDGFHPRNAGLAFVGDPRAFIPCTPAGILEMLRRENVPTRGRHVVIVGRSLIVSKPLASLLMAPGPDATVTITHRHTPDLASFTRQADILIVAVGKQNLITRDMVKPGVVVIDVGQNRVDDPGSARGFRMVGDVDFDGVSQVAEAITPVPGGVGPMTITMLLANTLQAARQSAQARHT
- a CDS encoding ImmA/IrrE family metallo-endopeptidase; protein product: MESWLQEAVEACALKDCHASVHDLLDCFCGQFHIRPVALPRFTPQTAQDWLSRRSPGQWFTTQDHDLHGFMAWWRGHGILFFDNQRKEAEQRFTIVHEVAHFVLEEWLPRRRALSVFGPEILPVLDGERAPSPEEALTLFFEQVPLNLRTDLMARDASGGYASRDVVVAEHRADRVALELLAPVERVLPLVKQLSREDAIRSLQFQFHLPVVKATEYIDGLRRRLRMSRFSIAEFLGVEEG
- a CDS encoding RNA polymerase sigma factor, yielding MSLPTPSEEQELHERILKKDESLATAEVFEVFVDPITARLCRDVNRSKEEAWDAVVDVIYAYLAHPERYVPQKGRLSTYLREAAKKKLTDRYRSRVARTHREQDYGAVVELRARAPNESLEVTVEARLAVRRIDHARLPERDRVFLGLVLQGEGSTRVLAQAMGLPPMSDEDRKRRVKRNRDRLMKWLGRFGKEDRDDES
- a CDS encoding ATP-binding protein, producing MPPNGTENVIRETPASARAALEELKNDSSATRVDPELESAAGFTHFDTASSEDNLLTVLLTRADLHLLASQTLVRVKSREDGRAYLGVVVKGPFAEPNAVPANSTMAVGVVTHGKKLTYTFDYHGRAEVELLGEEVEGVLKPPRFRPRPQSPVFVLTDKESERVLGVGGDMSLGVVVGYEQMEARISPSDKSVLPRHTGIIGTTGGGKSTTVATLVHRAQSQGIATIVFDVEGEYTHVDEPTDHEPMLEALKRRGQRAEGVRDLHIHHLIGRTSRNPRHRNLHRFSLNFSSLSPYAIAEILGLSDAQQERFLKAYDVTKQLLEDFKIFPQTDEEKRQALEVDEMSTGYPKMTIQHLLDVVNAYIYSLGDENRGETKTRSRSRRREATAEVAEVEEEAEEAATPTGPFLQSDFKASRSMVMKRVMAQSSRNVVSWKTLYGKLHRLLRLNIFDIGPVPGPEYNAMLTPGRVSVIDLSDTDSPQLNNLVIADVLRGLQEAQEVRYEKASAKDEPVPPVLIIIEEAHEFLSASRISQMPVLFEQVARIAKRGRKRWLGLVFVTQLPQHLPNEVLGLLNNFIIHKMTDSTVISRMQRTVGSIDESLWNRVTRLAPGQALVSFSNFARPLMVAVDPAPVKRLLVD